A genomic segment from Pseudomonas sessilinigenes encodes:
- the metR gene encoding transcriptional regulator MetR: protein MLEIRHLKTLHALREADSLVEAAERLHLTQSALSHQFKELEERLGMPLFVRKTKPVRFTSAGLRLLQLADATLPLLRGAERDLSRLAGGTAGRLHMAIECHSCFQWLMPTIDQFRDAWPEVELDLASGFSFAPLPALARGDLDLVVTSDPVDLAGITYVPLFTYEAMLAVANQHALASKPYIVPQDLQSETLITYPVERDRLDIFTRFLEPADIEPAQVRTSELTVMMMQLVASGRGVCGMPHWALHEYSSRGYVKAKRLGEKGLFATLYAAVRSDMLDAPYMRDFLLTAKDTSFSTLDGVSAVR from the coding sequence GTGCTCGAGATCCGTCACCTGAAGACCCTGCACGCCTTGCGCGAAGCCGACAGCCTGGTAGAAGCCGCCGAACGCCTGCACCTGACCCAATCCGCTCTCTCGCACCAGTTCAAGGAGCTGGAGGAACGCCTGGGCATGCCACTGTTCGTGCGCAAGACCAAGCCCGTGCGCTTTACCAGTGCCGGGCTGCGCCTGCTGCAACTGGCAGATGCCACCCTGCCACTGCTGCGGGGCGCCGAGCGCGACCTTTCGCGGCTGGCAGGCGGCACCGCCGGCCGCCTGCACATGGCGATCGAGTGCCATAGCTGCTTCCAGTGGCTGATGCCGACCATCGACCAGTTCCGCGACGCCTGGCCCGAGGTAGAGCTGGACCTGGCCTCAGGCTTTTCCTTTGCCCCATTGCCGGCCCTGGCCCGTGGCGATCTGGACCTGGTAGTGACGTCCGATCCCGTGGACCTGGCCGGCATCACCTATGTGCCGCTGTTCACCTACGAGGCCATGCTCGCGGTGGCCAACCAGCACGCACTGGCCAGCAAGCCCTACATAGTCCCGCAGGACCTGCAAAGTGAAACCCTGATCACCTACCCGGTGGAACGGGATCGCCTGGACATCTTCACCCGCTTCCTGGAACCGGCCGACATCGAACCGGCGCAGGTACGCACCTCGGAATTGACAGTGATGATGATGCAACTGGTGGCCAGCGGCCGAGGAGTGTGCGGCATGCCTCATTGGGCCTTGCATGAGTACAGCTCAAGAGGCTACGTGAAGGCCAAGCGACTGGGGGAAAAGGGCCTGTTCGCCACCCTGTATGCGGCGGTTCGCAGCGACATGCTGGACGCGCCCTACATGCGGGATTTCCTGCTGACCGCCAAGGACACCTCGTTCTCCACCCTCGATGGCGTCAGTGCCGTCCGTTGA
- a CDS encoding HD domain-containing phosphohydrolase: MGDPDVVTASLLPGVLLVDAQAQILQRLQQLLEPHPYRLHFARDPAQALHVMASCEVDLVISSAHLPQMDGPTLLAQIHQQYPLTTRILLTGDPDLQLITKAINEGEIYRYLNKPWNDQELLQAVHQALEHQHCERERQRLEALARQQNSELKLLNAQLEKHVAARTAELQQTADMLDLAYEELKHSYATGAELFSLLVNQRLPVGKQTNRRVIELVRAYCTIQGLGDVLQRDLAMAAALHNIGKLSWSDSMMVTPADQLHPHQRERYRAYPQQSESLLMTLEPVQDAARLIRHHQEHWDGTGFPDHLKGPAIPLGARLLKLAVDFIELQCGLILERRMNSDEALVFIRKYAGRLYDPDLVEGFIQVCSVYLCDVTLGDPAVRVMGTRELVAGMILARNLNADNGMLLLNAGKVLSLPLVDKLIAFETMEGARYSVFVKLPREERVSA; this comes from the coding sequence ATGGGTGATCCGGACGTTGTCACTGCTTCACTCCTGCCCGGGGTTCTGTTGGTCGATGCCCAGGCGCAGATCCTGCAACGCTTGCAGCAGTTGCTCGAGCCTCATCCCTACCGGCTGCATTTCGCCCGGGACCCTGCCCAGGCCCTGCACGTCATGGCCAGTTGCGAGGTGGACCTGGTGATCAGTTCCGCCCACCTGCCGCAGATGGATGGGCCGACCCTGCTGGCGCAGATCCACCAACAGTATCCGCTCACGACGCGAATCCTATTGACCGGTGATCCTGACCTGCAACTGATTACCAAGGCCATCAACGAGGGAGAGATCTATCGCTACCTGAACAAGCCCTGGAATGACCAGGAGCTGCTGCAGGCCGTGCACCAGGCATTGGAACACCAGCATTGCGAGCGTGAACGCCAACGCCTGGAGGCCCTGGCCCGTCAACAGAACAGCGAACTCAAGCTCCTCAACGCCCAACTGGAAAAGCACGTTGCAGCGCGTACCGCCGAGTTGCAGCAGACCGCCGACATGCTCGACCTCGCCTATGAGGAGCTCAAGCACAGCTATGCCACGGGGGCCGAGCTGTTTTCGCTCCTGGTGAACCAGCGTTTGCCTGTCGGCAAGCAGACCAACCGGCGGGTCATCGAACTGGTGCGTGCCTACTGCACGATCCAGGGACTTGGGGATGTGCTCCAGCGCGACCTGGCCATGGCGGCTGCGTTGCACAACATCGGCAAGTTGAGCTGGAGTGACAGCATGATGGTCACCCCGGCTGACCAATTGCACCCTCACCAGCGCGAACGCTACCGGGCCTACCCGCAGCAGAGCGAGTCGCTGCTGATGACCCTGGAACCGGTGCAGGATGCCGCCCGGCTGATCCGGCATCACCAGGAGCACTGGGACGGCACGGGCTTTCCCGATCACCTCAAGGGCCCGGCGATTCCCCTGGGGGCGCGGCTGCTCAAGCTGGCGGTGGACTTCATCGAATTGCAGTGCGGCCTGATCCTGGAACGGCGGATGAACAGCGACGAGGCCCTGGTGTTCATTCGCAAGTACGCCGGTCGGCTGTACGACCCGGACCTGGTGGAGGGGTTTATCCAGGTGTGCTCGGTGTACCTGTGCGATGTCACTCTGGGAGACCCTGCGGTACGGGTCATGGGTACTCGGGAACTGGTAGCGGGAATGATCCTGGCGCGCAACCTCAATGCCGACAACGGCATGCTGTTGCTCAATGCTGGCAAGGTGCTCAGCCTGCCCCTGGTGGACAAGCTGATTGCCTTTGAAACCATGGAGGGCGCTCGCTACAGCGTATTCGTCAAGCTGCCCCGAGAGGAACGGGTGAGCGCCTGA
- a CDS encoding alpha/beta fold hydrolase has protein sequence MRARFLSIIFLLAGLLPGQFSFAASRCDVDVPTQRVELPQVSLAYQSIGRASDPALLLVMGLGGQLIHWPDEVVVALCQQGFRVIRYDNRDVGLSTWRQAPASANLTLEVLRYKLGLPVAAPYTLTNMAEDALGLMDALHVEQFHVLGASMGGMIAQHLAAMAPQRIESLTLVMTSSGAEGLPAPNAALVQLLSRRNAPNREAALEQQADLLAALGSPKVRDDRQVLLHQAALAYDRAFNPEGVKRQIMAILAEPSRVAMLKQLRVPTLVVHGTADPLLPVMHGVHLAAHIQGSQLKLIPGLAHRFQEAFKAPLLAAVLPYLQSHREDTSHWAQIEPLEVGRML, from the coding sequence ATGCGGGCAAGATTTCTCTCGATTATTTTCTTGCTGGCCGGGCTATTGCCCGGCCAGTTTTCTTTTGCGGCCTCGCGTTGCGATGTCGATGTACCGACCCAGCGGGTCGAGCTGCCACAGGTAAGCCTGGCCTACCAGAGCATCGGTCGTGCCTCCGATCCGGCGTTGCTCTTGGTCATGGGGCTGGGTGGGCAGTTGATCCATTGGCCGGACGAGGTGGTCGTCGCCCTGTGCCAGCAGGGTTTCCGGGTGATTCGCTATGACAATCGCGATGTCGGTTTGTCCACCTGGCGCCAGGCACCGGCCAGCGCCAACCTGACGCTCGAGGTGCTGCGCTACAAGCTCGGCCTGCCGGTGGCTGCGCCCTATACCCTGACCAACATGGCCGAGGATGCCCTGGGGCTGATGGATGCCCTGCACGTGGAGCAGTTCCATGTGCTGGGGGCAAGCATGGGCGGGATGATTGCCCAGCACTTGGCGGCAATGGCCCCGCAACGGATCGAAAGCCTGACCCTGGTGATGACCAGCTCCGGTGCCGAGGGCCTGCCGGCGCCGAATGCCGCCCTGGTGCAATTGCTGTCGCGGCGCAATGCACCCAACCGGGAGGCGGCCCTGGAGCAGCAGGCCGATCTCTTGGCCGCCCTGGGTAGCCCGAAGGTGAGGGATGACCGGCAGGTCTTGCTGCACCAGGCTGCGCTGGCCTATGACCGGGCATTCAACCCCGAGGGGGTCAAGCGCCAGATCATGGCGATCCTTGCCGAGCCGAGCCGGGTGGCCATGCTCAAGCAACTGCGGGTGCCGACCCTGGTGGTCCACGGTACCGCCGATCCACTGTTGCCGGTGATGCACGGAGTGCACTTGGCGGCGCATATCCAAGGCAGCCAGTTGAAGCTGATCCCGGGGCTGGCCCATCGTTTCCAGGAAGCCTTCAAGGCTCCGTTGCTGGCGGCGGTGCTGCCGTACCTGCAGAGCCATCGCGAAGATACTTCGCACTGGGCGCAGATCGAGCCGCTGGAAGTGGGTCGCATGCTCTGA
- a CDS encoding GNAT family N-acetyltransferase: protein MQIQRLTPDDVEQYRALMLEAYERHPQAFTSSVREREKLPLAWWAARLDGELDVLLGAFCEGRLLGIVGLAFELREKARHKATLFGLYVTAGQRNSGLGYRLVQDLLAEAGEYEGLRLVQLTVTAGNDAALSLYERCGFVQYGLEPQAVRVGDDYFDKIHMWRELSLES, encoded by the coding sequence ATGCAGATCCAACGCCTGACCCCTGATGATGTCGAGCAATACCGGGCCTTGATGCTCGAAGCCTATGAGCGCCATCCGCAGGCGTTCACCTCCAGCGTCCGCGAACGGGAAAAGCTGCCCCTGGCCTGGTGGGCCGCTCGCCTGGATGGTGAGCTGGACGTGCTCCTGGGGGCGTTCTGCGAAGGGCGGCTGCTGGGGATCGTCGGCCTGGCCTTCGAACTTCGCGAGAAGGCCAGGCACAAGGCGACCCTCTTTGGCCTGTATGTCACCGCTGGACAGCGCAATAGCGGCCTGGGCTACCGATTGGTCCAGGACCTGCTGGCCGAGGCTGGGGAGTACGAAGGACTGCGCCTGGTACAACTGACCGTGACCGCAGGCAATGACGCTGCATTGTCCTTGTACGAGCGTTGTGGCTTTGTCCAATACGGCCTTGAGCCCCAGGCCGTTCGGGTCGGGGACGACTACTTCGACAAGATCCACATGTGGCGCGAGTTGTCGCTCGAGTCCTGA
- a CDS encoding LysE family translocator, translating into MIPLHDYLIFVAASLLMVLTPGPNMIYLISRSICQGRKAGVTSLLGVVAGFFVHLMAASLGLTAVFMAVPMAYEVLKWAGALYLLWLAWQALKPGARSPFEAQQLPADSPRKLMTMGFLTSALNPKIAVFYLSIFPQFIHPEYGSVFTQSIILGLTQISVSFSVNLLIALFAAGIASWFASNPTWLSAQRYFMGFVLAGLAVRLMFEQRRAN; encoded by the coding sequence ATGATTCCACTGCACGACTACCTGATTTTCGTCGCCGCCTCCCTGCTGATGGTGCTGACTCCAGGGCCGAACATGATCTACCTGATTTCCCGTTCGATCTGCCAGGGCCGCAAGGCCGGGGTTACATCGTTGCTGGGGGTGGTGGCTGGGTTCTTCGTCCACCTGATGGCCGCTTCCCTGGGGCTCACGGCCGTGTTCATGGCGGTGCCCATGGCTTATGAAGTCCTCAAGTGGGCAGGTGCCCTGTACTTGCTATGGCTGGCCTGGCAGGCGCTCAAGCCCGGTGCCCGGTCGCCCTTCGAGGCCCAGCAACTGCCGGCCGATTCGCCGCGCAAGCTGATGACCATGGGCTTTCTGACCAGTGCCCTGAATCCCAAGATCGCCGTGTTCTACCTGTCGATCTTCCCGCAGTTCATCCATCCCGAATACGGTTCGGTATTCACCCAGAGCATCATCCTCGGTCTGACCCAGATCAGCGTGAGTTTCTCGGTGAACCTGCTGATCGCCCTGTTCGCCGCCGGTATCGCCTCCTGGTTCGCCAGCAATCCGACCTGGTTGTCGGCCCAGCGTTATTTCATGGGTTTCGTGCTGGCAGGATTGGCGGTGCGCTTGATGTTCGAACAACGTCGTGCCAACTGA
- a CDS encoding sensor histidine kinase, giving the protein MTRKDRRPPRPFAISRWSLQRKLVLAFWLVSVIPTMIAAELAATTLSEIFDSNVRIWLQESTKIVEDEITEILRDNARIAQLFLRYTRPPGERNANKHDKLTADIANSMGIDVVALIRKSDHKVMFTTAADDVVGQISTASNAVLQTIQVGGAATGAVVSTFQTNLDGVDYQLLIATYLDASFLTSVADVHSLDLRLYLAKADDFSEIFATQRFEDHPPRVPHKIEDILRTTRQPTEQFTNRYSGLYRPIFNDSGDLVGVIFSGLLRHSSLVGLVNQSNLFILIFLLSSAASLCVGWLVSQRLTRPLRGLSTGVRAVIAGDYRQRVPVIGGDELAELSSTFNHMTERLGELQHLESQLRRRDRLHALGEVAMGLAHEIRNPLGIIKTATQLLHRRVDLPENDKRHLEYVISEVSRINDLITEFLDFAKPSTPIRATQPARTLVEELLGFCGPELATHNIDARIEDQAPGATIHADARQLKQACLNLILNAIDAMPEGGRLTLGIAQEDDETVISVSDTGQGIEPDMLERIFTPFVTTKASGTGLGLAKVFSILESHDGRIECVSEKDAGATFSLYIPANGEEDEDDEDSDDA; this is encoded by the coding sequence ATGACCAGAAAAGATCGTCGTCCTCCCCGCCCCTTCGCCATCTCCCGCTGGAGCCTGCAGCGCAAGCTGGTGTTGGCGTTCTGGCTGGTCAGCGTGATCCCCACCATGATCGCCGCCGAGCTGGCGGCCACCACGTTGTCGGAGATTTTCGACAGCAACGTGCGTATCTGGCTGCAGGAATCCACCAAGATCGTCGAGGACGAGATCACTGAAATCCTGCGTGACAACGCCAGGATTGCCCAACTGTTCCTGCGCTATACCCGGCCCCCAGGGGAGCGTAACGCCAACAAGCACGACAAGCTCACCGCCGACATTGCCAACTCCATGGGCATCGACGTGGTGGCACTGATTCGCAAGAGCGACCACAAGGTCATGTTCACCACTGCCGCCGACGATGTGGTCGGCCAGATCAGCACTGCCTCCAATGCCGTCCTGCAGACGATCCAGGTCGGCGGGGCCGCCACCGGGGCGGTGGTCTCGACCTTCCAGACCAACCTCGATGGCGTCGACTATCAGCTGTTGATCGCCACCTACCTGGATGCCAGCTTCCTCACCAGCGTGGCCGACGTGCACTCCCTGGACCTGCGCCTGTACCTGGCCAAGGCCGACGACTTCTCGGAAATCTTCGCCACCCAGCGCTTCGAGGACCACCCGCCGCGGGTGCCGCACAAGATCGAGGACATCCTGCGCACCACCCGCCAGCCCACCGAACAGTTCACCAATCGCTACAGCGGACTGTACCGGCCGATCTTCAACGACAGCGGCGACCTGGTCGGGGTGATCTTCAGCGGCCTGCTGCGCCACAGCAGCCTGGTGGGCCTGGTCAACCAGAGCAACCTGTTCATCCTGATCTTCCTCCTCAGCTCGGCGGCCTCGTTGTGCGTCGGCTGGCTGGTGTCGCAACGCCTGACTCGCCCGCTGCGGGGCCTGTCCACCGGGGTACGGGCCGTGATTGCCGGCGACTATCGGCAGCGGGTTCCAGTTATCGGTGGCGACGAACTGGCCGAACTGAGCAGTACTTTCAACCACATGACCGAGCGCCTGGGTGAACTGCAACACCTGGAGTCACAACTGCGTCGCCGCGACCGCCTGCACGCCCTGGGCGAGGTGGCCATGGGCCTGGCCCATGAGATTCGCAACCCGCTGGGCATCATCAAGACCGCCACCCAACTGCTGCACCGCCGGGTCGACCTGCCGGAGAACGACAAGCGTCACCTGGAGTACGTGATCAGCGAAGTCAGCCGGATCAACGACCTGATCACCGAGTTCCTCGATTTCGCCAAGCCCAGCACGCCGATTCGTGCCACCCAGCCGGCTCGGACCCTGGTGGAGGAGCTCCTGGGTTTCTGCGGCCCGGAACTGGCCACCCACAATATCGATGCCCGGATCGAGGACCAGGCCCCCGGGGCAACGATCCACGCCGATGCCCGGCAGCTCAAGCAGGCCTGCCTGAACCTGATCCTCAACGCCATCGACGCCATGCCCGAAGGCGGCCGCCTGACCCTGGGCATCGCCCAGGAGGATGATGAAACCGTCATCAGCGTCAGCGATACTGGCCAGGGCATCGAACCGGACATGCTGGAACGTATCTTCACCCCGTTCGTCACCACCAAGGCCTCGGGTACCGGCCTGGGCCTGGCCAAGGTCTTCTCTATCTTGGAAAGCCATGACGGGCGTATCGAGTGCGTCAGCGAAAAGGATGCCGGAGCCACCTTCAGCCTGTACATTCCGGCCAACGGTGAAGAAGACGAGGACGACGAGGACAGCGATGACGCATAA
- a CDS encoding NUDIX hydrolase: MPASSSAAPSLIRIAAALLIGADGHTLLVRKRGTQAFMQPGGKIEAGEQPVHALARELEEELGLRIDPAQARYLQQFSAPAANEPGFVVQAEVFLIHIDTPVTPAAEIEEVRWIDPAGDGGLFLAPLTRDLILPFYRQAQASPA; encoded by the coding sequence ATGCCTGCATCTTCCTCTGCTGCTCCCTCCCTTATTCGCATCGCTGCGGCACTGCTGATCGGCGCCGACGGCCACACCCTGCTGGTGCGCAAGCGCGGTACCCAGGCCTTCATGCAACCTGGTGGCAAGATCGAGGCTGGCGAGCAGCCGGTTCATGCCCTGGCTCGTGAGTTGGAAGAGGAGCTGGGCTTGCGTATCGACCCGGCCCAGGCCCGCTACCTGCAACAATTCTCGGCACCGGCGGCCAATGAGCCGGGGTTCGTGGTGCAGGCCGAGGTATTCCTGATCCATATCGACACCCCGGTGACCCCTGCAGCCGAGATCGAGGAGGTGCGCTGGATCGATCCGGCCGGCGATGGTGGTTTGTTCCTGGCCCCATTGACAAGGGATCTGATCTTGCCGTTCTATCGCCAGGCCCAGGCATCTCCAGCCTGA
- a CDS encoding type B 50S ribosomal protein L31 yields the protein MKPGIHPTYRTVLFHDTAADVYFLIGSTVDTDRTQQYSDGQTYPYVALDVSSASHPVYTGQQRKTQSEGRIAGFNKRFSAFGSSAKGAK from the coding sequence ATGAAACCTGGTATCCACCCCACCTATCGCACTGTGCTGTTCCACGACACTGCTGCGGACGTGTATTTCCTCATCGGTTCCACCGTCGACACCGACCGCACCCAGCAGTACAGCGATGGCCAGACCTATCCCTACGTGGCCCTCGACGTTTCCAGTGCCTCGCACCCGGTGTACACCGGCCAGCAGCGCAAGACCCAGTCCGAAGGTCGTATCGCAGGCTTCAACAAGCGCTTCTCTGCCTTTGGTTCCAGCGCCAAGGGTGCCAAGTAA
- a CDS encoding nuclear transport factor 2 family protein, with protein MTEFSSPETVVEEQLQAYNRKDLEAWLATYARDARQYEHPATLLARGHEEIRARAQLRFQEPNLHARLLQRSVMGNVVIDHELISRTFSDGTGTLETVAIYEVQDGKIKSASFITGQKTLD; from the coding sequence ATGACAGAGTTTTCCAGCCCCGAGACCGTGGTCGAGGAGCAACTGCAAGCCTATAACCGCAAGGACCTGGAGGCCTGGCTGGCGACCTATGCCAGGGATGCCCGGCAATACGAGCATCCGGCGACCTTGCTGGCCCGTGGTCATGAAGAGATCCGGGCTCGGGCGCAACTGCGCTTCCAGGAGCCCAACCTGCACGCCCGGCTGCTCCAGCGCTCGGTGATGGGCAATGTGGTCATTGATCATGAGCTGATCAGCCGCACCTTTAGCGATGGCACCGGAACCCTGGAAACCGTAGCCATCTATGAAGTGCAGGATGGCAAGATAAAGTCCGCCTCATTCATTACCGGACAAAAGACCCTCGATTGA
- a CDS encoding sigma-54-dependent transcriptional regulator has product MTHNLLVVDDEPKLCDLLSSALGQNGIQVFTASNGLHALKVLEQEEIDLVISDWRMPGMDGPQLLGEIKQRYPQLPVIVMTAYSTVKNAVQSMRNGAYDYIAKPFDIDELDITVSKALQFRDILKDNQRMRAELEEHQQIDSLVGDSPAFRRVLQAVDSVRESNATILLTGESGTGKEMVARAIHKHGNRASKPFVAVNCAAIPEGLLESEMFGHRKGAFTGAVADRVGRFQQADKGTLFLDEVGDMPLALQAKILRALQERVIEPVGDPRERKVDVRVIAATNKNLLEAVANKEFREDLYYRLNVFPIPLPALRERVEDIALLARHFAHSLGATAGKRINGFSPQALQAMASYAWPGNIRELQNCVERATIVATGHTIEESDLPGYLFDTRPQDTEGSAAISVGPQVPSDLDAALAEVEKAYILAALHQSNGVQAAAAQMIGISERSFWYRLKKLGIQVDKIVR; this is encoded by the coding sequence ATGACGCATAACCTGTTGGTGGTCGACGACGAACCCAAGCTCTGTGACCTCTTGTCCTCGGCCCTGGGCCAGAACGGCATCCAGGTATTCACCGCAAGCAACGGCCTGCATGCCCTCAAGGTGCTGGAACAGGAAGAGATCGACCTGGTGATCAGCGACTGGCGCATGCCCGGCATGGACGGCCCGCAGTTGCTGGGGGAGATCAAGCAGCGCTACCCGCAATTGCCGGTGATCGTGATGACCGCCTACAGCACGGTGAAGAATGCCGTGCAGTCCATGCGCAACGGCGCCTACGACTACATCGCCAAGCCCTTCGACATCGACGAGCTGGATATCACCGTCAGCAAGGCCCTGCAGTTTCGCGACATCCTCAAAGACAACCAGCGCATGCGCGCCGAGCTTGAAGAACACCAGCAGATCGACAGCCTGGTGGGCGATAGCCCAGCCTTCCGCCGGGTCCTGCAAGCGGTGGACTCGGTGCGCGAGAGCAACGCCACCATTCTCCTCACCGGCGAGAGCGGAACCGGCAAGGAGATGGTCGCCCGGGCCATCCACAAGCATGGCAATCGCGCCAGCAAGCCCTTCGTCGCGGTCAATTGCGCCGCCATTCCAGAAGGTTTGCTGGAGAGCGAGATGTTCGGCCATCGCAAAGGCGCGTTCACCGGCGCCGTGGCCGACCGGGTCGGGCGTTTCCAGCAGGCCGACAAGGGCACGCTGTTTCTCGATGAAGTGGGCGACATGCCCCTGGCCCTGCAAGCCAAGATCCTGCGAGCCCTGCAAGAACGGGTGATCGAGCCGGTAGGCGATCCCCGGGAACGCAAGGTCGATGTGCGGGTGATTGCCGCCACCAACAAGAACCTGCTGGAGGCCGTGGCCAACAAGGAGTTTCGCGAGGACCTCTACTATCGCCTCAATGTGTTCCCCATCCCATTGCCGGCGCTGCGCGAGCGGGTCGAGGACATCGCCCTGCTGGCCAGGCACTTCGCCCACAGCCTGGGGGCCACCGCTGGCAAGCGTATCAACGGTTTCAGTCCCCAGGCCCTGCAAGCCATGGCCAGCTATGCCTGGCCAGGCAATATCCGTGAACTGCAAAACTGCGTGGAGCGCGCCACGATCGTTGCCACCGGCCACACCATCGAGGAAAGCGACCTGCCCGGCTACCTGTTCGATACACGTCCCCAGGACACCGAAGGCAGTGCCGCCATCAGCGTCGGCCCGCAAGTGCCCAGCGACCTGGATGCCGCCCTGGCGGAAGTGGAGAAAGCCTACATTCTCGCCGCCCTGCACCAGAGCAATGGCGTCCAGGCCGCAGCCGCCCAGATGATCGGCATTTCCGAGCGCAGCTTCTGGTATCGCCTGAAAAAGCTGGGCATCCAGGTGGACAAGATCGTTCGCTGA